A region of Cardinium endosymbiont of Sogatella furcifera DNA encodes the following proteins:
- a CDS encoding toprim domain-containing protein: MYNKDNPELRLKDPKVAADKIIITESPIDALSHKQMHQEPNSTIYLSTCGSLSEGIKKELKNLLASVRENGPLIVLAFDKDTTGQQMQKEVSNLANDQQIKVQEAILDQGKDWNQTLQNQLDFGQQHNLRRFQKALAMSGQEYELRKRNKREPNVLGMEIAIDGL; encoded by the coding sequence ATGTACAATAAAGATAATCCCGAACTCAGGTTAAAAGATCCAAAGGTAGCTGCAGATAAAATCATCATCACAGAAAGTCCTATAGATGCTTTAAGTCATAAACAAATGCATCAGGAACCAAATAGTACAATCTACTTGTCTACTTGTGGAAGCTTATCAGAAGGCATTAAAAAGGAATTAAAAAATCTTTTGGCTAGTGTTAGGGAAAATGGACCATTAATAGTACTGGCTTTTGATAAGGATACAACAGGTCAGCAAATGCAAAAGGAGGTTAGTAACCTAGCTAATGATCAACAAATCAAGGTTCAAGAAGCCATACTTGATCAAGGAAAAGACTGGAATCAAACACTACAAAATCAATTAGATTTCGGTCAACAACACAATCTTAGAAGGTTTCAAAAAGCATTGGCTATGAGTGGGCAAGAATACGAACTCCGAAAGCGCAATAAAAGAGAACCTAATGTCTTGGGAATGGAAATCGCAATTGATGGATTGTAG
- a CDS encoding Rpn family recombination-promoting nuclease/putative transposase, translating into MTKNQTKEKDKKAVEDKPHDKAFKNTFCNKETMLDFLSANLPPELFSKIDQQDLHLTTKSFVDPVGRRGESDLVFRANINGQSGYLYAIVEHQSTEDLYMPLKFLEYNVRLIRQHLKENGNVALPVILNVCIYNGDKAYKGSNSLLSMFSDPELARSYMFDSFYLVDLYSTSENELLSYRKAAFAAMVLKQGIYRKFNQWFADRINLIVDFLEKGYISYADAAFLYMLEVDDHPGLLETIKKSNPKLKQIAMSVAKRLKEEGRLEGEEKGKMMGIQIGEEKGKLEGKLEGKLEGKLEGKLEGKEERNIEIAKSMLLRGYPMEDIILLTGLSRSQIQDLV; encoded by the coding sequence ATGACTAAGAATCAAACGAAGGAAAAGGATAAAAAAGCTGTAGAGGATAAACCACATGACAAGGCTTTTAAAAATACGTTCTGCAATAAAGAAACTATGCTGGATTTTCTATCTGCTAATCTACCTCCAGAACTATTTAGTAAAATAGATCAGCAAGATTTACATTTGACTACTAAAAGTTTTGTTGATCCAGTTGGTAGAAGAGGAGAATCTGACTTAGTATTCAGAGCCAATATAAATGGTCAATCAGGTTACTTGTATGCAATTGTTGAACACCAGTCTACTGAAGATCTTTATATGCCACTTAAATTTCTAGAGTACAACGTTCGATTAATACGTCAGCATTTAAAAGAGAACGGAAATGTGGCCCTTCCAGTTATCTTAAACGTGTGCATCTATAATGGAGATAAGGCATATAAAGGTTCAAATAGTTTATTATCAATGTTTTCGGATCCTGAATTAGCTAGATCGTATATGTTTGACAGCTTTTATTTAGTTGATCTGTACAGTACGTCTGAAAATGAGCTGCTTAGTTACAGAAAGGCTGCTTTTGCGGCGATGGTCCTCAAGCAGGGTATTTATAGAAAATTCAATCAATGGTTTGCTGATCGAATAAATTTAATTGTGGATTTTTTAGAAAAAGGTTATATTAGTTATGCTGATGCAGCTTTTTTATATATGTTAGAAGTAGATGATCATCCAGGTTTACTAGAAACTATCAAAAAATCTAATCCAAAATTAAAACAAATCGCCATGTCAGTAGCTAAAAGATTAAAAGAAGAGGGAAGACTAGAGGGAGAGGAGAAGGGAAAAATGATGGGTATCCAAATAGGGGAAGAAAAAGGTAAGCTAGAAGGTAAGCTAGAAGGTAAGCTAGAAGGTAAGCTAGAAGGTAAGCTAGAAGGCAAAGAAGAAAGAAATATAGAGATCGCCAAATCTATGCTTTTGCGCGGTTACCCTATGGAGGATATTATTCTTCTTACTGGTCTATCTCGTTCTCAGATCCAGGATCTTGTATAG
- a CDS encoding ankyrin repeat domain-containing protein has translation MLVDGYNEVKLLFALHISTIMKHTGFSKMLLQYGADVNVLDGFGNTPLYYASKNRDLNLSKLLSDRGADPNIENIVGYNPVDMAIEFAMQSGNSALLESFLQKTDGVLVDTTILHRLASLHKLPKEEYLKVQHIIELSISKYNAKVCAVNSLRMNPVHIASIRNNGEIIRMLVNLYSVNVNQPDNKGETALHKASKLGNIESAKALLDCGANINEENNDGETPLDKANSARDKWKLKLEETSDVELYGIDFNNISDTINLLKEHGAKPGKSLTKK, from the coding sequence ATTCTAGTCGATGGATATAATGAAGTAAAGCTCCTCTTTGCTTTACATATATCAACAATTATGAAGCATACAGGATTTTCTAAAATGTTATTGCAATATGGCGCTGATGTCAATGTATTAGATGGCTTTGGAAACACTCCTTTATATTACGCATCAAAAAATCGCGATTTAAACTTATCTAAACTATTATCAGATCGTGGCGCTGATCCAAATATTGAAAATATTGTGGGCTATAATCCTGTAGATATGGCAATAGAGTTCGCAATGCAATCTGGTAATTCAGCATTATTAGAGTCTTTCTTGCAAAAAACAGATGGTGTATTGGTTGATACAACTATTTTACACAGATTGGCAAGTTTACACAAATTGCCAAAAGAAGAATATTTGAAGGTTCAACATATAATCGAATTGTCAATATCTAAGTATAATGCAAAGGTATGTGCAGTAAATAGTCTTCGGATGAATCCTGTACATATAGCATCGATCCGTAATAATGGAGAAATAATAAGGATGTTAGTAAATCTTTATTCAGTAAATGTAAATCAACCAGATAATAAGGGGGAGACTGCCCTACATAAGGCATCAAAACTTGGTAACATAGAATCAGCTAAGGCGTTATTAGACTGTGGTGCTAATATAAATGAAGAAAATAATGATGGAGAGACTCCTTTAGATAAGGCTAATAGCGCCCGAGACAAATGGAAACTAAAGCTGGAAGAAACTAGTGATGTAGAATTGTATGGAATAGATTTTAATAATATATCTGATACAATTAATTTATTAAAGGAGCATGGTGCTAAACCAGGAAAGAGTTTAACTAAAAAATAA
- a CDS encoding transposase, whose amino-acid sequence MKENFTYGLMRRWRKPATRRLCLTLQIRNSLQYVSYKDRKELCADLKPIYTSVTEEEALMALETFASKWDKQYPQIAKSWYANWNNLMVFLQYPNAIRRVIYTTNAVEAVNSQFRRVTKNKRVFPNDIAVFKTLYLTINYMTRKWTIPIHNWSEAIAHFLIKFENRI is encoded by the coding sequence ATGAAGGAAAACTTCACGTACGGTTTGATGAGGAGGTGGAGGAAACCGGCAACTAGGCGCCTCTGCCTTACTCTACAAATTAGGAATAGCTTGCAGTATGTCTCCTATAAAGATAGAAAAGAATTATGTGCTGATTTAAAGCCAATTTATACATCAGTGACTGAAGAAGAAGCACTGATGGCATTAGAAACTTTTGCCAGCAAATGGGATAAACAGTATCCACAAATAGCCAAGTCTTGGTATGCTAATTGGAATAATCTGATGGTGTTTTTACAATACCCTAACGCTATACGTAGAGTCATCTACACAACAAATGCTGTGGAAGCTGTCAATAGCCAATTTCGTAGAGTTACCAAAAATAAAAGAGTGTTTCCTAATGATATAGCTGTTTTTAAAACCTTGTATCTAACTATTAATTACATGACCAGAAAGTGGACCATTCCTATTCATAATTGGAGCGAGGCTATCGCACATTTTTTAATTAAATTTGAAAATAGAATTTGA
- the ltrA gene encoding group II intron reverse transcriptase/maturase produces the protein MEELVTAEGKTFAQSALEKVRVLQNKLHQAAKKDQKRTFGILYDKVCQLEVLWVSWLRVQKNKGAPGLDGRTILAIKEYGVIKFLQEIQQELLSKQYKPSSVKRVYIRKSNGKLRPLGIPIVKDRVIQGAVKLIIEPIFEANFLEGSYGFRPKRNCQDAIKAVRKWVTYGYRTVIDADISSYFDTINHELLLKLINRRIRDRWIIRIIKGWLIHSVFQQDKTSLSDKGTPQGSVISPLLANIYLHSLDKYWRQQHNEWDTQMVRYCDDCVILIRNKDPLPYMESLKQMLSKLRLTLSEEKTEITEAERGFDFLGVRMVLNKSRKSKDKKFCYGFPTRKSMTELRNKIRKEIGRDYQPSLAHKINYLNPILRGWANYYNWLNSAIQFRKIDQYVVRKLNLWNRVKHMAKKRKYQWLSTKELHTQGLYKVSGHLCYS, from the coding sequence ATGGAGGAATTGGTGACTGCAGAGGGTAAAACCTTTGCTCAAAGCGCCCTAGAAAAAGTTCGGGTACTACAAAATAAGTTGCATCAAGCAGCCAAGAAGGATCAAAAGAGAACATTTGGTATTCTATATGATAAAGTCTGTCAATTAGAAGTATTATGGGTTTCATGGCTTCGGGTACAAAAGAACAAAGGTGCCCCTGGCTTAGATGGAAGGACCATACTTGCAATCAAGGAGTACGGTGTGATAAAATTCTTACAAGAGATTCAACAAGAACTTCTTAGTAAACAATATAAACCCAGCTCAGTGAAACGCGTATATATCCGAAAAAGTAATGGTAAGCTTAGACCTCTTGGAATACCCATCGTAAAGGATAGAGTAATACAAGGAGCGGTTAAGTTGATAATAGAACCAATATTCGAAGCTAATTTTCTAGAAGGATCTTATGGATTTAGGCCAAAACGCAATTGCCAAGATGCCATAAAGGCAGTAAGGAAATGGGTTACCTATGGATATAGGACAGTAATAGATGCTGATATATCTTCTTATTTTGACACCATTAATCACGAACTTCTATTGAAGTTAATAAACCGTAGAATTAGAGATAGGTGGATTATAAGAATCATTAAAGGATGGCTAATTCATTCTGTATTCCAACAAGATAAAACTTCTTTATCTGATAAAGGTACCCCACAAGGATCAGTTATATCACCCTTACTTGCAAATATATACTTACATAGCCTAGATAAATACTGGCGTCAGCAACATAATGAATGGGACACCCAGATGGTTAGATACTGTGACGATTGTGTAATTCTGATCAGAAATAAAGACCCACTGCCGTATATGGAATCATTAAAGCAGATGCTCAGTAAACTACGATTAACCCTTTCAGAAGAAAAGACAGAAATTACTGAGGCTGAAAGAGGGTTTGATTTTTTAGGTGTAAGGATGGTATTGAATAAGAGCAGAAAGTCTAAGGATAAGAAATTCTGTTACGGTTTTCCTACAAGAAAATCTATGACAGAATTAAGAAATAAGATCAGAAAAGAAATTGGTAGAGACTATCAACCATCACTGGCCCATAAAATCAACTATCTAAATCCAATATTGCGAGGATGGGCTAATTATTATAATTGGCTTAATAGCGCAATACAATTTAGAAAGATAGACCAATATGTTGTTAGAAAACTAAATCTCTGGAACCGAGTCAAACATATGGCAAAGAAAAGAAAGTATCAATGGCTGTCAACAAAAGAGCTACATACTCAAGGACTCTACAAAGTCAGTGGACATCTTTGTTATAGTTGA
- a CDS encoding AAA family ATPase, whose translation MLIPCSDILIPIINLTKGSDLEKANIKVMKDFFMTLKSINKHLKFTFITGVSKFRLSDVFSGANHLDDITISKDAEEVFD comes from the coding sequence ATCTTAATTCCTTGCAGTGATATCTTAATTCCTATTATCAATCTAACTAAAGGATCAGACCTAGAAAAAGCCAATATCAAGGTTATGAAAGATTTCTTTATGACTTTAAAATCAATCAATAAACACCTTAAGTTTACTTTTATCACTGGCGTAAGCAAATTCAGGTTATCAGACGTTTTTTCAGGCGCTAATCATTTAGACGATATTACGATTTCCAAAGATGCTGAGGAAGTGTTCGATTAA
- a CDS encoding C2H2-type zinc finger protein has protein sequence MLFFYCLSLVYFIYGCGQINRFNYNPDSDMGSNWSHDTMLEIPLAQSNNLIAYAANQGSWELIQAILDSEVYLDELYAIIHPESCCYCHDHIIPCLLIKYSPPDQIGNNLVHNGIKNNGILFIKEFFEPDTRKPLVHLCKELYIYLTQKNYSGSLPLDFVSQNNILGIFRIIFERFYSLQISGFDPKAYLDKIFTVTNNHGLNVIDMATAYGHSDLLKEVFEESINYNYNIEKYILYNSIKVGEAEINKNSGNTEKIKDSVQLIKGYIKDYIDNPNSLSIESSQQLNLDEFIPIAGQYNVSDKRCADNEQKQDYSTKRKRTQQIYICKWGTCKETFNKKALFCNHVKKKHRIEHYEQTCKWDGCGKQFTAIYTLANHLNTHTGKKPYKCEVCQKKFSQNYGLQCHLRTQHKLSNQPSKLTINEQKQDYSTKRKRTEQIYICKWGTCKETFNNQALFYNHVDEQHEGQYSKKICRWDRCGKQFRTKYTLQYHVNKHIGKNPYKCEVCKKEFSQNCELQWHLKTHTGEEPKCMVYGATYSNKNSLQSHMGGKYPEENPYKCEVCNKVFRYKNYLKSHSRTHTGKTHTNVRSVRARLVTKTA, from the coding sequence ATGCTCTTTTTTTACTGTTTATCTTTGGTATACTTTATATATGGATGTGGTCAAATAAATAGGTTTAATTATAATCCAGATAGTGATATGGGCAGTAATTGGTCCCATGATACTATGCTAGAAATCCCTTTAGCGCAATCAAATAACTTAATTGCTTATGCAGCTAATCAAGGTAGTTGGGAATTGATTCAAGCAATCTTAGATAGTGAGGTGTATCTTGATGAATTATATGCTATTATACACCCTGAATCATGTTGTTATTGCCATGATCATATCATTCCATGCTTATTGATCAAGTATAGCCCACCAGATCAAATAGGGAATAATCTAGTCCATAATGGAATTAAAAATAATGGTATTTTGTTTATTAAGGAGTTTTTTGAGCCTGATACCAGAAAGCCTCTAGTCCATCTTTGTAAGGAGCTGTATATATATCTAACGCAAAAAAATTATTCAGGATCGCTTCCATTAGATTTTGTGTCCCAAAATAATATTTTAGGTATATTTAGAATAATTTTCGAGAGATTCTATTCTTTACAAATCAGTGGTTTTGATCCAAAAGCATATCTAGATAAGATTTTTACGGTTACTAATAATCATGGATTGAATGTGATTGATATGGCAACCGCGTATGGCCATTCAGATTTGCTAAAAGAGGTATTCGAGGAGTCAATTAATTATAACTATAATATAGAAAAATATATACTATATAATTCTATTAAGGTTGGAGAAGCAGAGATTAATAAAAATAGTGGCAATACTGAAAAGATTAAAGATTCGGTTCAATTAATAAAAGGTTACATCAAAGACTATATCGACAACCCAAATAGCTTATCAATAGAAAGTTCACAACAATTAAACCTAGATGAGTTTATACCTATTGCCGGCCAGTATAATGTAAGTGATAAAAGATGCGCTGATAACGAACAAAAACAAGATTATTCAACAAAACGTAAAAGAACACAACAAATATACATATGTAAATGGGGTACTTGTAAGGAAACGTTTAATAAAAAAGCGCTTTTTTGCAATCATGTAAAGAAGAAACACCGAATAGAACATTATGAGCAGACATGTAAGTGGGATGGGTGTGGGAAACAATTCACTGCTATATATACGTTAGCAAACCATCTAAACACGCACACAGGAAAAAAACCATACAAATGTGAGGTCTGTCAGAAAAAGTTCAGTCAAAACTATGGATTACAATGCCATCTAAGAACCCAGCACAAACTGTCAAATCAGCCATCTAAGCTAACAATTAACGAACAAAAACAAGATTATTCAACAAAACGTAAAAGAACAGAACAAATATATATATGTAAATGGGGTACTTGTAAGGAAACGTTCAATAACCAAGCGCTTTTTTACAATCATGTAGATGAGCAACACGAGGGACAATATAGTAAGAAGATATGTAGGTGGGATAGGTGTGGGAAACAATTTCGTACTAAATATACGTTACAATACCATGTAAACAAGCACATAGGAAAAAACCCATACAAATGTGAGGTATGTAAAAAAGAGTTCAGTCAAAATTGTGAATTACAATGGCATCTAAAGACGCACACAGGAGAAGAACCAAAGTGTATGGTCTATGGTGCAACGTATAGTAACAAAAATAGTTTACAATCCCATATGGGAGGAAAGTATCCAGAAGAAAACCCATACAAATGTGAAGTCTGTAATAAAGTGTTCAGGTATAAGAATTACTTAAAAAGCCATAGTAGAACACACACAGGAAAAACCCATACAAATGTGAGATCTGTGAGAGCACGTTTGGTTACAAAAACAGCTTAG
- the murA gene encoding UDP-N-acetylglucosamine 1-carboxyvinyltransferase, with translation MHKFIVHGGHRLSGTIKPQGSKNEALQVICATLLTDDIVTLHNLPNITDVQSVMKLLALLGVQITPLGHGTYQFCAASLTKDAMLTAAFREEYTKVRGSIMLLAPLLIRFREVVIAQPGGDRIGRRGLHAHFEGLMQLGIAFHAAKPNWIAQCHALQGADVLMPEASVTGTANLIMAASMAKGKTIIYPAASEPHVQQLCRMLVAMGARITGIGSNLLTIEGVHTLQGTTHTILPDMLEIGSFIGLAAATQSALTITDVPIKLFAPVWYCFEKLGILLEKQKDTLHIPAQSAYHIQPEMDGNLVTIYDAVWPGIPADLLSIAVVAAVHAQGHILIHQKMFESRLFFVDHLIEMGARLVLCDPHRVHIVGLGNSHKLHGIHMSSSDIRAGIALLIAALAAEGTSTIENIRQIDRGYESIDQRLNALGASIERV, from the coding sequence ATGCATAAATTTATTGTCCATGGAGGGCATCGGTTGTCTGGCACCATCAAACCACAAGGTTCAAAAAATGAGGCCCTACAGGTGATCTGTGCCACCCTATTAACCGATGACATCGTAACGCTGCACAATTTGCCCAATATTACAGATGTCCAAAGTGTCATGAAGCTGCTAGCGCTTTTAGGCGTTCAAATTACCCCCTTGGGGCATGGAACCTATCAGTTTTGTGCTGCGAGCCTTACCAAAGACGCCATGCTTACAGCGGCCTTTCGAGAGGAGTACACTAAAGTAAGGGGTTCTATTATGTTACTGGCCCCTCTTTTAATTCGTTTCAGGGAAGTAGTTATAGCCCAACCTGGAGGAGATCGGATTGGGCGCAGGGGGCTGCATGCGCATTTCGAAGGACTCATGCAGCTAGGTATTGCTTTCCATGCTGCTAAGCCCAATTGGATTGCCCAGTGCCATGCACTGCAAGGAGCCGATGTACTAATGCCAGAAGCATCTGTCACGGGTACAGCTAATCTGATTATGGCTGCCAGCATGGCCAAAGGCAAAACCATTATTTACCCAGCAGCTTCTGAGCCACATGTACAACAGCTTTGCCGTATGCTAGTAGCTATGGGCGCGCGCATCACAGGTATTGGCTCCAATCTATTAACCATAGAGGGTGTACACACACTACAGGGTACTACCCACACCATCTTACCAGACATGTTGGAAATTGGTAGTTTTATTGGATTGGCCGCAGCAACTCAATCCGCACTAACCATCACAGATGTACCTATTAAACTTTTTGCACCCGTTTGGTATTGCTTTGAAAAACTAGGTATTCTTCTAGAAAAACAAAAAGATACCTTACATATTCCAGCCCAGTCTGCTTACCATATTCAACCGGAAATGGATGGGAATCTTGTAACGATTTACGATGCAGTTTGGCCAGGCATACCTGCTGATTTACTAAGTATCGCAGTTGTAGCTGCTGTACACGCACAAGGCCATATTTTAATCCATCAGAAAATGTTTGAAAGCAGGCTTTTTTTTGTAGACCATTTGATTGAAATGGGTGCAAGACTGGTATTATGTGATCCACATAGGGTACATATAGTAGGCCTAGGCAATAGCCATAAGTTGCATGGCATCCATATGAGTTCAAGCGATATTCGAGCAGGTATCGCTTTATTAATTGCCGCACTAGCGGCAGAAGGTACCAGTACGATTGAAAACATTCGTCAAATCGATCGAGGATATGAATCCATTGACCAACGCCTCAATGCCTTAGGTGCCTCTATTGAAAGGGTGTAG
- a CDS encoding DUF4290 domain-containing protein codes for MYDYNTTRSPLMLKEYGRNIQKLMEQFATIEDKAVRTQQAHGIVKLMEVVNPHAESPQKRWDDLFILSDYKLDIDSPTPKPIKRVSGEQHYAHMPSMQLIRYKYYGRHIEALLKKITTLPTLKEQEQMLMAVGKLMRRFSNTWNNDYINNERIIQDIKRMLPEGTTLDVGILRTLPDEGANGQKPRNRPYLKTNTAKK; via the coding sequence ATGTACGACTATAATACAACGCGATCCCCTTTAATGCTTAAAGAATATGGTAGAAATATACAAAAGCTTATGGAGCAATTTGCCACCATTGAGGACAAAGCAGTTCGTACACAACAAGCCCATGGTATTGTCAAACTGATGGAAGTGGTCAACCCTCATGCAGAATCGCCACAAAAACGATGGGACGATCTTTTTATACTATCGGATTACAAATTAGATATTGATAGTCCTACGCCTAAACCTATAAAAAGAGTAAGCGGCGAGCAGCATTATGCACATATGCCCTCTATGCAGCTGATTAGATACAAGTATTATGGACGACATATAGAAGCACTCCTAAAAAAAATCACTACCCTACCGACACTTAAAGAACAAGAACAGATGTTGATGGCAGTGGGCAAGCTCATGCGTCGTTTTAGCAATACATGGAACAACGATTACATCAACAATGAAAGAATCATCCAAGACATCAAACGCATGCTACCAGAGGGTACAACGCTGGATGTAGGCATCCTACGCACCTTACCAGATGAAGGTGCAAATGGGCAAAAGCCTAGAAATAGACCATACCTAAAAACCAATACGGCTAAAAAGTAA
- a CDS encoding ATP-dependent helicase, with protein MEPAIQPDYLSGLNEMQKQAVLHTDGPSIVVAGAGSGKTKVLTARIAHLLKEQKAAPHQILALTFTNKAAAEMRQRITDVVGNGAQAIWLGTFHSVFMKLLRREANSLGYPAHFSIYDTDDSKSLIKQITKALDLDDKLYKPGVILGRISHAKNRLIKPEVYAADPTYQKEDAHMRMPKFSEIFLRYARHCLQAGAMDFDDLLVQTHTLFHDHPTLATKYQQQFRYLLIDEFQDTNLVQYRIAKTLAAHHQNICVVGDDAQSIYAFRGADIHNILHFSHDYPNHQMIKLEQNYRSTRHIVDIANQIISHNAAQLKKKVWTTNPMGAPIQVLRARSDMEESQLVVDQLLTEKLSGQLRYRDFVILYRTNNQSRNFEEALRKQNIPYQIIGGLSFYQRKEVKDLLAYLRFVINQNDTEAFKRVINFPRRGIGPTTINKIFSIAAESARPLWTVLHDLNDFLRGAAATAVSRFVTLIDTARQSNENAYTIAAYIAKASGLLKELHEDKTVEGRTRYEHIQELLNSIKQFVDQPENNDPSLGSFLQEIPLLTSADQNHVHEDAVTLMTIHASKGLEFKYVYLVGMEEELFPSAMMLGNQADLEEERRLFYVAVTRAQLKLTLSHALSRYRFGKLTHVQPSRFLKEIGRHTTAQRATKPAQCTVTAQPIQKYKLGSSMSKRERPAPDQSSIGPTALQVGHMVHHLHFGSGKVLKVVEAAGMRKAVILFHKFGEKTLLLNYAKLDILPTT; from the coding sequence ATGGAACCAGCTATACAACCAGACTATCTTTCTGGACTGAATGAAATGCAAAAGCAAGCCGTCCTCCATACCGATGGCCCATCAATTGTGGTAGCAGGTGCTGGCTCAGGGAAAACCAAGGTATTAACCGCCAGAATAGCCCATCTCCTCAAAGAACAAAAAGCAGCACCGCATCAGATCCTTGCGTTAACGTTTACGAATAAAGCGGCTGCTGAAATGCGTCAACGGATCACTGACGTAGTGGGCAATGGAGCACAAGCAATATGGCTGGGTACTTTCCATAGTGTTTTTATGAAATTATTACGCCGAGAAGCCAATAGCTTGGGCTATCCGGCTCATTTTAGCATTTATGACACAGACGACAGCAAATCGCTCATCAAACAAATCACTAAGGCACTGGATCTCGATGACAAGCTATATAAGCCAGGCGTTATATTGGGCCGCATTTCCCATGCTAAAAACAGGTTGATTAAGCCAGAGGTTTACGCTGCGGACCCAACCTATCAAAAGGAAGATGCCCATATGCGTATGCCTAAGTTCAGTGAAATATTTTTAAGGTATGCACGCCACTGCTTACAAGCCGGTGCAATGGATTTTGATGACTTACTGGTACAAACGCATACGTTGTTCCATGATCACCCTACATTAGCCACAAAGTATCAACAACAATTTCGTTATCTATTGATTGATGAGTTTCAAGATACCAATTTGGTGCAGTATCGTATTGCCAAAACACTGGCAGCGCATCACCAAAACATCTGTGTAGTGGGCGATGATGCACAAAGTATTTACGCCTTTAGGGGTGCGGATATTCATAATATTTTACATTTTTCCCATGACTACCCCAACCACCAAATGATCAAACTGGAGCAAAATTACCGCTCTACAAGACATATCGTAGATATCGCAAACCAGATCATTAGCCACAATGCAGCACAATTAAAGAAAAAGGTTTGGACAACCAATCCCATGGGAGCACCCATTCAGGTGCTAAGGGCTAGGTCAGATATGGAAGAAAGCCAGCTGGTAGTAGATCAGCTGCTAACAGAAAAGTTAAGCGGCCAACTGCGTTATCGAGACTTTGTTATTTTATATCGTACCAATAATCAGTCTCGAAACTTTGAGGAGGCATTACGCAAACAAAATATTCCTTACCAGATCATAGGTGGGCTCTCTTTTTACCAACGCAAAGAAGTCAAAGACCTTTTAGCCTATTTGCGTTTTGTGATAAACCAGAATGATACAGAAGCCTTTAAAAGGGTTATTAATTTCCCTAGACGAGGCATTGGACCTACTACTATTAATAAAATATTTTCTATTGCAGCGGAAAGCGCACGCCCGCTCTGGACGGTACTGCATGACTTAAATGATTTTTTACGTGGTGCCGCTGCAACAGCTGTCTCTCGTTTTGTAACCCTTATTGATACCGCAAGACAGAGCAACGAAAATGCATATACGATAGCAGCCTATATAGCCAAAGCATCTGGTCTACTCAAGGAACTACATGAAGATAAAACCGTAGAAGGGCGCACCCGCTATGAGCATATCCAAGAACTACTCAACAGCATCAAACAGTTTGTAGACCAACCTGAAAACAATGATCCAAGCCTAGGCAGTTTCTTACAAGAAATTCCACTGCTGACGAGTGCAGATCAAAATCATGTACATGAAGACGCAGTAACCCTAATGACGATTCACGCTTCTAAAGGGCTAGAATTCAAATACGTATACCTAGTAGGCATGGAAGAAGAACTTTTCCCCTCTGCTATGATGTTGGGCAACCAAGCAGACTTAGAAGAAGAAAGACGCCTTTTTTACGTAGCCGTTACCCGTGCACAACTCAAGTTAACGCTATCGCACGCTTTAAGCAGATACCGATTTGGTAAATTAACCCATGTGCAACCCAGTCGTTTTTTAAAAGAGATAGGGAGGCATACAACAGCGCAAAGGGCCACTAAACCTGCGCAATGTACAGTTACCGCTCAGCCCATTCAAAAGTACAAGCTAGGCAGCTCCATGAGCAAAAGAGAGAGACCTGCACCCGACCAGTCTAGCATTGGGCCAACAGCCCTACAAGTTGGACATATGGTACATCACCTCCACTTTGGTTCAGGAAAAGTCTTGAAGGTAGTGGAAGCCGCAGGCATGCGTAAAGCGGTGATTCTTTTTCATAAATTTGGAGAAAAGACCCTCTTATTAAATTATGCAAAGCTAGACATACTGCCTACAACATAG